A genomic stretch from Gardnerella leopoldii includes:
- a CDS encoding sensor histidine kinase, giving the protein MQSSNNNYDNAESTISNSTNNNSKDDSDVSTAGKSVAIVLSENDKRDKKPRKTCWLRRRINTIPLSTRLVACTLAILTVAAFCISLSIQQLVGNYLLEKTDAQLAGQAQFVYDNVDSLRMKNSNQSSVGPNNYFMQVRDTHNKIISTPLIPKIKGSIVSVPKLPADGFDSKKIVTHKPYTAPAIVRGNTNKVDAITKKAAKSPWRVLVLTWGQKNNYNSELSVSGYVYIALSLSDQIDTVSTLTRYCIMVSIAVILFGAVFAAIIIQSALRPLKRIEKTASKIASGDLSKRVPSAPENTEVGSLAASLNSMLARIERGFNEQEDMTEKMKRFVSDASHELRTPLAAIHGYAELYTMWRNMPGEQERADDSIAHIKASSERMTELVEDLLSLARFDEGRGINISQQVSLSPILSDAANDLHALDPARSVQQGYLTISDEWKLMNCTNCNFERKLQFHAGKLPSVMLLGDGARLRQVMTNIVGNIHRYTPVDSPVEIAVGVMKASITPNELSKLPSVKESLKEFLEAAEVSQSTDTGHKYAVIRVVDHGPGVPEESLSRIFERFYIADPSRAREKGGTGLGMAIAQSVVKAHHGFICATISSPSEASTDSKTNLDDTMDGSEPIDVKPHGLTLTVVLPVNEIEDPSKLVSD; this is encoded by the coding sequence TAGTGCTAAGCGAAAATGACAAAAGAGATAAAAAACCTCGTAAAACCTGTTGGCTACGTCGTCGCATAAATACAATACCACTGAGTACGCGCTTAGTTGCATGTACTCTCGCTATTTTAACTGTAGCTGCTTTTTGCATATCACTATCGATCCAGCAGCTCGTAGGAAATTATTTGCTAGAAAAAACTGATGCACAATTAGCCGGTCAAGCGCAATTTGTTTATGACAATGTTGATTCATTGCGCATGAAAAACTCAAATCAATCTTCAGTAGGTCCGAATAATTACTTTATGCAAGTTAGGGATACGCATAATAAGATTATTTCTACTCCGTTAATACCAAAAATTAAAGGATCGATTGTTTCGGTTCCTAAACTTCCTGCAGACGGTTTTGATAGTAAAAAAATTGTTACTCACAAACCTTACACAGCACCTGCAATCGTCAGGGGAAATACCAATAAAGTCGATGCAATCACTAAAAAAGCTGCAAAATCACCATGGAGAGTTTTAGTATTAACGTGGGGTCAAAAGAATAACTATAACTCAGAGTTAAGCGTTAGCGGTTACGTCTATATTGCTTTATCTCTTAGCGATCAAATTGACACCGTTAGCACACTTACTCGTTACTGCATAATGGTAAGTATTGCAGTTATTTTGTTTGGAGCAGTATTTGCAGCAATTATTATTCAATCAGCTTTAAGACCGTTAAAACGAATTGAAAAAACAGCTTCGAAAATTGCTTCTGGAGATTTAAGCAAACGAGTTCCATCTGCTCCTGAAAATACTGAGGTTGGATCTTTAGCAGCTTCTCTTAACTCTATGCTCGCTCGTATTGAAAGAGGATTTAATGAGCAAGAAGATATGACAGAAAAAATGAAGCGATTCGTTTCAGATGCAAGTCATGAATTACGTACTCCATTGGCTGCAATTCATGGATACGCTGAATTGTATACAATGTGGCGCAACATGCCAGGAGAGCAGGAGAGAGCAGATGACTCTATTGCTCACATTAAAGCTTCTAGCGAAAGAATGACTGAGCTAGTAGAAGATTTACTTTCTTTGGCGCGTTTTGATGAAGGTCGTGGAATTAATATTTCACAGCAAGTTAGCTTGTCTCCAATACTTTCTGACGCAGCTAATGATTTACATGCTCTTGATCCTGCTAGATCCGTTCAGCAAGGCTATTTGACTATTTCGGATGAGTGGAAGCTTATGAATTGCACAAATTGCAATTTTGAGCGTAAGCTCCAATTCCATGCTGGAAAACTTCCAAGTGTTATGTTACTTGGCGATGGCGCTAGATTACGCCAAGTAATGACAAATATCGTAGGAAATATTCATAGATACACCCCTGTTGATTCTCCTGTAGAAATTGCAGTAGGAGTTATGAAGGCATCTATAACTCCAAATGAATTATCTAAATTACCTTCTGTAAAAGAATCACTGAAGGAGTTTTTGGAAGCAGCGGAAGTTAGCCAATCTACTGATACTGGTCATAAGTATGCTGTAATTCGAGTTGTTGACCATGGTCCTGGAGTTCCAGAAGAATCTTTATCTAGAATTTTCGAGCGTTTCTATATTGCTGACCCATCAAGAGCTAGAGAAAAAGGTGGAACTGGCTTGGGTATGGCAATTGCGCAATCTGTAGTAAAAGCACATCATGGTTTTATTTGCGCAACTATATCTTCTCCATCAGAAGCATCGACCGATTCTAAAACTAATCTTGATGACACTATGGATGGGTCTGAGCCGATAGATGTTAAACCTCATGGCTTAACTCTTACTGTAGTGCTGCCAGTTAATGAAATTGAAGATCCTTCTAAACTTGTTAGCGATTAA
- a CDS encoding cold-shock protein, whose amino-acid sequence MPNGRVRWYDTQKGYGFIVGDDGKDVFLPAAALPVTVKTLHKGTRVEFSVIEGRKGPQAMGLNVIATAPSLVKATRPKAEDMAAIVEDLIKLLDSAGNGLRRRHYPSTAESKKLATLLRAVADNFDVQE is encoded by the coding sequence ATGCCCAATGGGCGCGTGCGTTGGTACGATACGCAGAAGGGGTACGGCTTTATTGTTGGAGATGATGGTAAGGATGTTTTCCTGCCAGCAGCAGCATTGCCAGTTACTGTAAAAACTCTACACAAGGGTACACGAGTTGAGTTTTCTGTAATTGAAGGTCGCAAAGGACCACAGGCGATGGGTTTGAATGTTATTGCAACAGCACCGTCGCTTGTCAAGGCTACTCGTCCTAAAGCCGAAGATATGGCGGCTATTGTAGAAGATCTTATTAAACTTCTTGATTCTGCTGGTAATGGTTTGCGTCGACGTCATTATCCATCAACTGCTGAAAGCAAAAAACTTGCTACATTGTTGCGTGCAGTGGCAGATAATTTTGACGTTCAGGAATAG
- a CDS encoding DUF3027 domain-containing protein — translation MTDEVMDPQELARSIAVETSERTGAVGDFVSSTELGDGVTDFRFVSNLVGYEGWQWSVTLYHDEETQRWTVNESTLVPTEDSLLPPPWIPWKDRLKPSDLSVMDSIGTSEDDSRLEDGFRQVNNIDDSNSEKNIESANSDDNSESKTEDDAKANTEAEDNTEANTSEEDADTNANAKKDINQNQESCDANNDFDEDLEEAVSTLRLSRRRVMTAEAISQTAKRWYAGQHGPKSLSTKIADGKACSSCGFLIPLAGSLGSMFGVCANMWSPDDGRVVSLDHACGEHSDIEPPEPSQLWIQSEPAYDDYHIDILQQAPRDERADVELIEEAIEDSKMHRRKRRKLDSKLRNKKEASTDKDEQNNLSEPDLIDNSTIDEKLYENNDDKNREIEVKNQTEKIEETVANESEKSEKSQNDADYPDSSEVNLPDENSVTEEIPLTEKIEEPQESEDTSKTTTSASMRLYKRKSRRQHK, via the coding sequence ATGACTGATGAAGTGATGGATCCACAAGAACTAGCTAGAAGTATAGCTGTGGAAACTTCAGAACGTACTGGTGCAGTAGGTGATTTTGTATCTTCTACAGAGCTTGGTGACGGAGTTACAGACTTTCGTTTCGTAAGCAATTTAGTTGGATATGAAGGCTGGCAGTGGTCAGTTACGTTGTATCATGATGAGGAAACGCAACGTTGGACTGTGAATGAATCAACGCTTGTTCCTACTGAAGATTCTTTGCTTCCACCACCATGGATTCCATGGAAAGACCGATTGAAACCAAGTGATCTTTCTGTAATGGATTCTATTGGCACATCTGAAGACGATTCTCGACTAGAAGATGGCTTCCGTCAAGTAAATAATATTGATGATAGTAATTCTGAAAAGAATATAGAATCAGCAAATTCAGATGATAATTCTGAGTCTAAAACTGAAGATGACGCTAAAGCTAATACTGAGGCTGAAGATAATACTGAAGCTAATACTAGCGAAGAAGATGCAGACACAAACGCAAACGCAAAAAAAGATATTAATCAAAATCAAGAATCTTGCGATGCAAATAATGATTTTGACGAAGATCTTGAAGAAGCTGTTTCAACGCTAAGACTGTCTCGCAGACGAGTAATGACTGCGGAAGCAATTTCGCAAACAGCTAAACGCTGGTACGCAGGTCAACATGGTCCAAAGTCGTTATCTACAAAAATTGCCGATGGCAAAGCATGTTCATCATGCGGATTCCTCATTCCTCTAGCTGGAAGTTTAGGCTCTATGTTTGGTGTATGCGCAAACATGTGGAGCCCAGACGATGGGCGAGTTGTCTCGCTTGATCATGCTTGTGGTGAGCATTCTGACATTGAACCACCTGAGCCATCGCAGCTTTGGATTCAATCTGAGCCCGCATACGACGATTATCATATTGACATTTTGCAACAAGCTCCACGAGATGAGCGAGCAGACGTTGAGCTTATTGAGGAAGCAATTGAAGACAGTAAGATGCATCGTCGTAAGCGCAGAAAATTAGATTCAAAATTGCGCAACAAAAAAGAAGCCTCAACAGACAAAGATGAACAAAATAATTTATCTGAACCTGATTTAATTGACAATTCAACTATTGACGAAAAATTATATGAAAATAATGATGACAAAAATCGTGAAATTGAAGTTAAAAATCAAACTGAAAAAATTGAAGAGACTGTAGCTAATGAATCTGAAAAATCTGAAAAATCCCAAAACGATGCAGATTATCCTGATTCTTCAGAAGTAAACTTGCCAGACGAAAATTCTGTTACAGAAGAAATACCGTTAACAGAAAAAATTGAAGAGCCACAAGAATCTGAAGACACTTCAAAAACTACAACATCCGCATCAATGCGATTATATAAAAGAAAATCTCGCAGACAACATAAGTAA